The Triticum aestivum cultivar Chinese Spring chromosome 7B, IWGSC CS RefSeq v2.1, whole genome shotgun sequence genome window below encodes:
- the LOC123161906 gene encoding putative FBD-associated F-box protein At5g56820, whose translation MPKRRKSSEEATDASGEDLISALPDAVLQVVLSFLPSDETVRTCVLARRWRHLWKSTPTLRIIQGEGCVMYWSDYAMNNFVNYLLLLRDRLPLDECQISYSKPCDREELNEMLRFVNMWIRYAVSLCQAQVLKVCIGNVGILLGRSNLALTSRFLRRVELTGVILSGYSLDFSSCPALEDLNLCSSRIYGPKISSQSIRRLSMTQCDFNVDTGSRMRISAPCLVSLQLADVYGTAPLLESMPLLVTAFIRLGHDGFGTCTHEAYGDCDECFPYNSDHSFYDIFPYGGSFANYRDSNDSVLLQGLSGTTSLELTTIDPDVFTFRKDLKQCPTFSMLKTLLLNEWCVAADFGPLVNFLQCTPILEKLIIQLRLDKLPRVNSMIETYGSYNPAVQLVLKHLKEVEIKCHKEDEVVRQIVKILSTFGVLSDQIDIQVIQQAYVSGSFCFEQTEILD comes from the exons atgccgAAGAGGCGCAAGAGCAGCGAGGAGGCGACCGATGCGAGCGGCGAGGATCTCATCAGCGCCCTGCCTGACGCCGTCCTCCAGGTCGTGCTGTCCTTTCTGCCCTCGGACGAGACGGTGCGGACGTGTGTGCTCGCTCGGCGCTGGCGCCACCTCTGGAAGTCCACACCCACCCTACGCATTATCCAGGGTGAGGGTTGTGTGATGTACTGGAGTGACTATGCGATGAATAACTTCGTGAACTACCTTCTACTCCTCCGCGACCGCTTGCCGTTAGATGAATGTCAGATCAGTTACAGCAAGCCATGTGACCGTGAGGAACTCAATGAGATGCTCCGGTTCGTTAATATGTGGATCCGCTATGCCGTGTCACTCTGCCAAGCTCAGGTGCTCAAAGTATGCATCGGCAATGTGGGCATTCTCCTGGGGCGTAGCAACTTGGCTCTCACGTCACGGTTTCTCAGGAGGGTGGAGCTTACAGGTGTGATTTTGTCTGGATATTCTCTAGACTTCTCAAGCTGCCCCGCATTGGAGGATCTGAATCTGTGCTCTTCAAGAATTTATGGCCCCAAAATCTCATCCCAATCAATAAGACGTCTAAGTATGACTCAATGTGATTTCAATGTGGATACTGGGTCCCGCATGCGTATCTCTGCCCCATGTCTCGTATCCTTGCAACTAGCTGATGTTTATGGGACTGCTCCTCTGCTTGAGAGCATGCCGTTATTGGTAACAGCATTTATCAGGCTTGGTCACGATGGTTTTGGTACCTGTACACATGAAGCTTACGGGGATTGTGATGAATGTTTTCCCTATAATTCTGATCACTCTTTCTATGATATCTTTCCCTATGGTGGCTCCTTTGCTAATTACCGTGACAGCAATGACTCTGTGCTTCTACAAGGCTTGTCAGGCACCACCAGTTTAGAGTTGACGACTATTGATCCTGATGTG TTCACTTTCAGAAAGGATTTGAAACAGTGCCCTACATTTAGTATGCTCAAGACATTATTACTCAATGAGTGGTGTGTAGCGGCTGACTTTGGTCCACTAGTTAACTTTCTTCAGTGCACGCCAATTCTGGAGAAACTTATTATTCAACTTCGACTTGATAAG CTACCGAGAGTGAATTCTATGATAGAAACATATGGAAGCTATAACCCAGCAGTACAGTTGGTATTGAAGCATCTCAAGGAAGTTGAAATCAAATGTCATAAGGAAGATGAGGTGGTTCGCCAGATTGTGAAGATCTTGAGTACCTTTGGAGTACTTTCTGATCAAATTGACATCCAAGTTATTCAACAGGCATATGTTTCTGGAA GTTTCTGTTTCGAGCAGACTGAGATCCTGGATTGA